Proteins encoded within one genomic window of Acidovorax sp. 107:
- a CDS encoding nitric oxide reductase activation protein NorD: MEEWIGQQWHRLITHWAAGGHPEAAVTLEEVRKPLGLLFRCGGGPAAMRIAPAADRTVGGPRGWLQRAAGAGTRAALPEYQSDVLALPATLAVFADRALNRDLYLWLAALGSQWHTARPARPGWLAHNLAAEQAARAAFPGLAAAHDRLRHAQLAQRPPLHRLRGPAAEAEAWVQRALRGELDGATPGTARPALPSSATAPVWLWLDNGQALAAASRRPTEPPEPPEGRDATAPGSDDRTRRRAERVRDERHAAPLMLFFRAESILSWGEFTKVQRADDDSDDGHALDAARDMDVLAIAEDPGNARRLASRVRFDLDLPSASADDIALGPGEHQPEWDWKARVLRPAHCAVQRMVAREAPPFAPDARLRTTARQVRRRLEVLRAAPLRAHAQPDGDELDVDAWVRHATDGAAWRSESPAVWQRRVRAERSLATLLLADLSLSTDAHVGGAGQPMRVIDVIRDALYVFGEALAAGGDTFEMLGFSSVRRQNVRIQHLKGFDDAWAAPARARIAAIKPGYYTRMGAAIRHATARLAERPERQRLLLLLTDGKPNDLDVYEGRYGLEDTRHAVQQARAQGLTPFAVTIDDAGHDYLPYLFGQQGYALVHRPRDLAQRLAAVYSQITRTQI, from the coding sequence ATGGAAGAATGGATCGGCCAGCAATGGCACCGCCTGATTACGCACTGGGCTGCCGGCGGCCACCCGGAGGCCGCCGTCACGCTTGAAGAAGTGCGCAAGCCGCTGGGCCTGCTGTTCCGCTGCGGGGGTGGCCCCGCCGCCATGCGCATCGCCCCGGCCGCTGACCGCACCGTGGGCGGCCCACGCGGATGGCTGCAGCGCGCCGCGGGCGCCGGCACACGCGCCGCGCTGCCCGAATACCAAAGCGACGTGCTGGCCCTGCCCGCTACGCTCGCCGTCTTTGCCGACCGCGCACTCAACCGCGACCTGTACCTGTGGCTGGCGGCCCTGGGCTCGCAGTGGCACACCGCGCGGCCCGCGCGGCCCGGCTGGCTCGCCCACAACCTGGCGGCGGAACAGGCGGCCCGCGCCGCATTCCCGGGGCTGGCCGCTGCCCACGACCGGCTGCGGCACGCGCAGCTGGCCCAGCGCCCGCCGCTGCACCGCCTGCGCGGCCCCGCCGCCGAAGCCGAGGCCTGGGTGCAGCGCGCACTGCGCGGCGAGCTGGACGGCGCCACGCCAGGCACGGCGCGGCCCGCACTGCCGTCCAGCGCCACCGCGCCGGTCTGGCTGTGGCTGGACAACGGCCAGGCCCTGGCCGCGGCCAGCCGCCGCCCCACGGAGCCGCCCGAGCCCCCCGAAGGCCGCGATGCCACCGCACCCGGGTCCGACGACCGCACGCGCCGCAGGGCCGAACGGGTGCGCGATGAGCGCCACGCCGCGCCACTGATGCTGTTCTTCCGCGCCGAGTCCATCCTCTCCTGGGGCGAATTCACCAAGGTGCAGCGCGCCGACGACGACAGCGACGACGGCCACGCGCTGGACGCCGCACGCGACATGGACGTGCTGGCCATTGCCGAAGACCCAGGCAATGCACGGCGCCTGGCCTCGCGTGTGCGTTTCGACCTGGACCTGCCCAGCGCCAGCGCTGACGACATCGCCCTGGGCCCCGGCGAGCACCAGCCCGAGTGGGACTGGAAAGCCCGCGTGCTGCGCCCCGCCCACTGTGCCGTGCAGCGCATGGTGGCGCGCGAAGCCCCGCCGTTTGCCCCCGACGCCCGGCTGCGCACCACCGCCCGTCAGGTGCGCCGCCGCCTCGAGGTGCTGCGCGCCGCCCCGCTGCGCGCCCATGCCCAGCCCGACGGCGACGAGCTGGATGTGGACGCCTGGGTGCGCCATGCCACCGACGGCGCCGCCTGGCGCAGCGAATCGCCTGCCGTGTGGCAACGCCGTGTGCGCGCCGAGCGCAGCCTGGCCACGCTGCTGCTGGCCGACCTGTCGCTCTCCACCGACGCCCACGTGGGCGGCGCAGGCCAGCCCATGCGCGTCATCGACGTGATCCGCGACGCGCTGTATGTGTTTGGCGAGGCGCTGGCCGCTGGGGGCGATACCTTCGAGATGCTGGGCTTCAGCTCCGTGCGGCGCCAGAACGTGCGCATCCAGCACCTCAAGGGATTCGACGATGCCTGGGCCGCCCCAGCACGCGCGCGCATCGCCGCCATCAAACCGGGCTACTACACCCGCATGGGGGCCGCCATCCGGCACGCCACGGCCCGGCTGGCAGAGCGCCCCGAACGCCAGCGCCTGCTGCTACTGCTGACCGATGGCAAACCCAACGACCTGGACGTGTATGAAGGCCGCTACGGCCTGGAGGACACCCGCCATGCGGTGCAGCAGGCCCGTGCCCAGGGCCTCACGCCTTTTGCGGTGACGATTGACGATGCGGGGCACGACTACCTGCCCTACCTCTTCGGCCAGCAGGGCTACGCGCTGGTCCACCGCCCGCGCGACCTGGCGCAGCGGCTGGCGGCGGTCTACAGCCAGATCACGCGCACGCAAATATGA
- a CDS encoding OmpW family protein — translation MKKNLLAVAVLCVLSSGAAMAQQAEGPWMVRARAVHLDSANKDSTPLGLSVNNKTIPEVDVTYFFNKNIAAELILTVPQKHTLSAGGAAIGTLKHLPPTLLAQYHFDAPGFKPYVGAGLNYTRFSSVNLPAGVSIDRNSFGPALQVGVDIPLAKNLYLNFDVKKVFIKTDVSAGGAKLGTFKVDPVLVGVGLGWRF, via the coding sequence ATGAAAAAGAACCTGCTGGCTGTCGCCGTTCTCTGTGTCCTGTCCTCTGGCGCCGCCATGGCGCAACAGGCCGAGGGCCCCTGGATGGTCCGTGCACGTGCGGTGCACCTGGACAGCGCCAACAAGGACAGCACGCCGCTGGGCCTGTCGGTCAACAACAAGACCATCCCTGAAGTGGATGTGACCTATTTCTTCAACAAGAACATCGCTGCAGAGCTGATCCTGACCGTGCCGCAAAAGCACACCCTCAGCGCTGGCGGCGCCGCCATCGGCACGCTCAAGCATCTGCCCCCCACACTGCTGGCGCAGTACCACTTTGACGCCCCTGGCTTCAAGCCCTATGTGGGCGCGGGCCTGAACTACACGCGTTTTTCCAGCGTCAACCTGCCTGCAGGCGTGAGCATTGACCGCAACAGCTTCGGCCCTGCGCTGCAAGTGGGTGTGGACATTCCGCTGGCCAAGAACCTGTACCTCAACTTCGACGTGAAGAAGGTTTTCATCAAGACCGACGTGAGCGCAGGCGGTGCCAAGTTGGGCACCTTCAAGGTGGACCCCGTTCTGGTGGGCGTGGGTCTGGGCTGGCGCTTCTAA
- a CDS encoding DUF808 domain-containing protein, translating to MASGSLLALLDDIATILDDVALMTKVAAKKSAAMADDVSVMTKVAAQKTAGVLGDDLALNAQQVTGVRAEREIPVVWAVAKGSFINKVILVPAALLISAFAPWAVTPLLMVGGAFLCFEGFEKVAHKLLHAQHEDEAEHESHAKANANPAVDLVAFEKDKVKGAVRTDFILSAEIIAITLGTVASAPFVQQLTVLSGIAVIMTIGVYGLVAGIVKLDDLGLWLNNKASSAARALGSGILRAAPWLMKGLSIAGTAAMFLVGGGILVHGVPVLHHAVEAAGTTASQWPVGGLWAVLVPNLLNAVVGIVAGGLVLAGVTLVQRLRGKSTSQ from the coding sequence ATGGCTTCTGGCAGCCTGCTTGCCCTGCTCGACGACATCGCCACCATCCTCGACGACGTGGCCTTGATGACCAAGGTGGCGGCCAAGAAGAGCGCTGCCATGGCCGACGATGTGTCGGTGATGACCAAGGTGGCCGCGCAGAAGACGGCGGGCGTGCTGGGGGACGACCTAGCGCTCAACGCCCAGCAGGTGACCGGGGTGCGTGCCGAGCGCGAGATTCCGGTGGTGTGGGCGGTGGCCAAGGGCTCGTTCATCAACAAGGTCATCCTGGTACCCGCCGCGCTGCTGATCAGTGCCTTTGCGCCCTGGGCGGTGACGCCGCTACTCATGGTGGGGGGCGCCTTCCTGTGCTTTGAGGGTTTTGAAAAGGTGGCGCACAAGCTGCTGCACGCACAGCACGAGGATGAGGCCGAGCACGAAAGCCACGCCAAGGCCAACGCCAATCCGGCGGTGGATCTGGTGGCCTTTGAAAAGGACAAGGTCAAGGGCGCCGTGCGCACCGACTTCATCCTGTCAGCCGAAATCATCGCGATCACGCTGGGCACCGTGGCCTCCGCGCCCTTCGTGCAGCAGTTGACCGTGCTGTCGGGCATCGCGGTGATCATGACCATCGGCGTGTACGGTCTGGTGGCGGGCATCGTCAAGCTCGACGACCTGGGCCTGTGGCTCAACAACAAGGCCAGCAGCGCAGCGCGTGCCCTCGGGTCAGGCATTTTGCGCGCGGCGCCCTGGCTGATGAAGGGGCTGTCCATTGCGGGCACGGCAGCCATGTTCCTGGTGGGCGGCGGCATTCTGGTGCACGGGGTGCCCGTGCTGCACCATGCGGTGGAGGCTGCAGGCACGACAGCTTCGCAATGGCCCGTGGGCGGGCTGTGGGCTGTGTTGGTGCCCAACCTGCTGAACGCGGTGGTGGGCATCGTGGCGGGTGGGCTGGTGCTGGCGGGGGTGACGCTGGTGCAGCGCCTGCGGGGCAAGTCCACATCCCAATAG
- a CDS encoding O-acetylhomoserine aminocarboxypropyltransferase/cysteine synthase family protein: protein MKIETLAVHAGYSPDPTTKAVAVPIYQTVAYAFDSAQHGADLFDLKVPGNIYTRIMNPTTDVLEKRVAALEGGIAALAVASGMAAITYAIQTIAEAGDNIVSASTLYGGTYNLFAHTLPQQGITTRFADPRDPASFAQHIDARTKAIFIESIGNPLGNVTDIAALAKVAHDHGVPLIVDNTVPSPYLLRPIEHGADIVVHSLTKYLGGHGNSVGGAIVDSGKFPWAQHKARFPRLNEPDVSYHGVVYTEALGPAAFIGRARVVPLRNTGAALAPLNAFLILQGIETLALRMDRICDNTLAIAKYLQKHPKVEWVRYAGLPDHPDHALVQRQSGGKASGILSFGVKNSDADPRAAGARFLDALQLFTRLVNIGDAKSLATHPASTTHRQLNPEELAKAGVSEGMVRLSVGIEHIDDLQADLAQALDKV, encoded by the coding sequence ATGAAGATCGAAACCCTGGCCGTCCACGCAGGCTACAGCCCCGACCCCACCACCAAGGCGGTGGCCGTGCCCATCTACCAGACGGTGGCCTACGCGTTTGACAGCGCCCAGCATGGCGCCGACCTGTTCGACCTGAAGGTGCCGGGCAACATCTACACCCGCATCATGAACCCCACGACCGACGTGCTCGAAAAGCGCGTCGCGGCGCTCGAAGGCGGCATCGCCGCGCTGGCCGTGGCCTCGGGCATGGCGGCCATCACCTACGCCATCCAGACCATTGCGGAAGCCGGCGACAACATCGTGTCAGCCAGCACGCTGTATGGCGGCACCTACAACCTGTTTGCCCACACGCTGCCGCAGCAGGGCATCACCACCCGTTTTGCCGACCCGCGCGACCCGGCCAGCTTTGCGCAGCACATCGATGCACGCACCAAGGCCATCTTCATCGAGTCCATCGGCAACCCGCTGGGCAACGTGACCGACATCGCGGCCTTGGCCAAGGTGGCGCACGACCATGGCGTGCCACTGATCGTGGACAACACCGTGCCCAGCCCCTACCTGTTGCGCCCCATCGAACACGGTGCCGACATCGTGGTGCACTCACTCACCAAGTACCTGGGCGGCCACGGCAACAGCGTGGGCGGCGCGATTGTGGACAGCGGCAAGTTCCCGTGGGCGCAGCACAAGGCCCGCTTCCCGCGCCTGAACGAGCCCGACGTGAGCTACCACGGCGTGGTCTACACCGAGGCCCTGGGCCCCGCTGCCTTCATCGGCCGCGCACGCGTGGTGCCGCTACGCAACACGGGTGCGGCGCTGGCGCCGCTCAATGCCTTCCTGATCCTGCAAGGCATTGAAACCCTGGCGCTGCGCATGGACCGCATCTGCGACAACACGCTGGCCATCGCCAAATACCTGCAAAAGCACCCCAAGGTGGAATGGGTGCGCTACGCCGGTTTGCCCGACCACCCGGACCACGCGCTGGTGCAGCGCCAGTCAGGCGGCAAGGCATCGGGCATCCTGAGCTTTGGCGTGAAGAACAGCGACGCCGACCCGCGTGCAGCCGGTGCGCGCTTCCTGGATGCTTTGCAACTCTTCACGCGCCTCGTCAACATTGGCGATGCGAAGTCGCTGGCCACGCACCCCGCGTCCACCACCCACCGCCAGCTCAACCCCGAAGAGCTGGCCAAGGCGGGCGTGAGCGAAGGCATGGTGCGCCTGTCGGTCGGCATCGAGCACATCGACGACCTGCAGGCCGACTTGGCGCAGGCACTCGACAAGGTGTGA
- a CDS encoding Crp/Fnr family transcriptional regulator — MDIRQFDIPRYLSALPLFQESTPEELARLAKGCRLRRFARGDSVFRVGTPCEEFHVTVLGQVKLFALSPSGQEKVIELVGPGSSFAEALMFTGKPYIINAQALAETLLLSVDKTTVEREIEADPRFAMRMLAGISRRLHGLVHDVQTYTLHSGMQRVISYLLHELPEDSSDAAGIALACAGCGEPQEPGGLSLTLPVSKATIASRLSLTPEYFSRVLHELEDAGLIHMDKRDIHIPDAVRLAEHTWAEPGTRRAAPAAAAA, encoded by the coding sequence ATGGACATCCGGCAATTTGACATTCCGCGCTACCTGTCGGCCCTGCCGCTTTTTCAGGAATCCACCCCAGAAGAGCTGGCCCGCCTGGCCAAGGGCTGCCGGCTGCGCCGCTTCGCGCGGGGTGACAGCGTTTTCCGCGTGGGCACCCCTTGTGAAGAGTTCCACGTGACGGTGCTGGGCCAGGTCAAGCTGTTCGCGCTCTCGCCCTCCGGGCAGGAGAAGGTGATCGAACTGGTGGGCCCTGGCTCCAGTTTTGCCGAGGCGCTGATGTTCACGGGCAAGCCTTACATCATCAACGCCCAGGCACTGGCCGAGACCCTGTTGCTGAGCGTGGACAAAACCACGGTGGAGCGTGAAATCGAGGCCGATCCGCGCTTTGCCATGCGCATGCTGGCAGGCATCTCGCGGCGCCTGCACGGGCTGGTGCACGATGTGCAGACCTACACACTGCACAGCGGCATGCAGCGCGTCATCAGCTACCTGCTGCACGAGCTGCCCGAAGACTCCAGCGACGCCGCCGGCATTGCGCTGGCCTGCGCGGGCTGCGGCGAACCGCAGGAACCGGGTGGCCTGAGCCTGACGCTGCCAGTGAGCAAAGCCACCATCGCATCGCGCCTGTCGCTCACGCCCGAGTATTTCTCGCGCGTGCTGCATGAGCTGGAAGACGCAGGGCTGATCCACATGGACAAGCGCGACATCCACATCCCTGACGCCGTGCGCCTGGCCGAACACACCTGGGCGGAGCCGGGCACGCGCCGCGCCGCGCCCGCAGCGGCCGCCGCATAA
- the egtD gene encoding L-histidine N(alpha)-methyltransferase, with product MLLPRYSDITHGLTQRPARISPKYFYDQHGSQLFEAITRLPEYYPTRTEMALMQTHADSIAEAVGAGRTLIELGAGNCQKARTLCRLVQPACFVGVDISADFLEQAVQGLRDDFPALDARALAGDMTLGVSLPDDIPRTGRLVFYPGSSIGNFDPPHALDLLAHMRELIDDDGGLLIGIDLPKDVAVLEAAYDDAAGVTAEFNRNVLRHVNRLIGSDFDVAQWQHRAFFNTEASRIEMHLEAASDTEVCWPGGGRRFDRGERIHTENSYKYPLPVFTDMLARAGFAQAQAWTDERGWFAVVHARP from the coding sequence ATGCTCCTGCCTCGCTATTCCGACATCACACACGGGCTGACCCAGCGGCCCGCACGCATCTCCCCCAAGTATTTTTACGACCAGCACGGCTCGCAGCTGTTCGAAGCCATCACGCGCCTGCCGGAGTACTACCCCACGCGCACCGAGATGGCGCTGATGCAGACGCATGCAGACAGCATTGCGGAGGCCGTGGGCGCAGGGCGCACTTTGATCGAGCTGGGTGCGGGCAACTGCCAGAAGGCTCGCACCCTGTGCCGCCTGGTGCAGCCAGCCTGTTTTGTGGGGGTGGATATTTCGGCGGATTTTCTGGAGCAGGCGGTGCAGGGGCTGCGCGATGACTTTCCGGCACTCGATGCCCGCGCACTCGCGGGCGATATGACGCTGGGGGTGTCACTGCCCGACGACATTCCCCGCACCGGGCGCCTGGTGTTTTACCCGGGCTCGTCCATCGGCAACTTCGACCCGCCGCACGCGCTGGATCTGCTGGCCCACATGCGCGAGCTGATTGACGACGATGGTGGTCTGCTCATCGGCATCGATTTGCCCAAGGACGTGGCGGTGCTCGAAGCCGCCTACGACGATGCAGCGGGGGTCACCGCCGAGTTCAACCGCAATGTGCTGCGGCATGTGAACCGCCTGATCGGCAGTGACTTTGACGTGGCGCAGTGGCAGCACCGCGCGTTCTTCAACACCGAGGCCTCGCGCATCGAGATGCACCTGGAGGCGGCCTCTGACACCGAGGTGTGCTGGCCCGGCGGCGGCCGCAGGTTCGACCGGGGCGAGCGCATCCACACCGAGAACAGCTACAAGTACCCGCTGCCCGTGTTCACCGACATGCTCGCGCGCGCCGGTTTTGCGCAGGCCCAGGCGTGGACGGACGAGCGGGGCTGGTTTGCAGTGGTCCACGCCCGTCCTTGA
- the egtB gene encoding ergothioneine biosynthesis protein EgtB translates to MTMTSPAFDALLARYTAVRGRSLALAAPLSPEDCAAQSMPDASPTKWHLAHTTWFFETFVLEAREPGFQPFAPAFRVLFNSYYNGVGAKHPRPQRGLLTRPSLDEVLAYRANVDARMARLWPAVVRDAALCSLIELGLQHEQQHQELMLTDILHLLSCNPLFPAYAKASDAVVPEAAGALAWHSFDGGLADIGHAGSGFAFDNEGPRHRVYLHPYALASRLVTQAEYLAFVEGGGYRNPLLWLAEGWDWRTAQGLEQPLYWHCVDGAWHHFTLAGLQPLQGEQPTVHLSYYEADAYARWAGARLPTEAEWEHAAAQEAAGMAQWHGAAWQWTQSSYAPYPGFRVAEGAVGEYNGKFMVNQYVLRGSSSATPPGHGRLTYRNFFPATARWQFTGIRLARDLG, encoded by the coding sequence ATGACGATGACATCCCCTGCATTCGACGCGCTATTGGCGCGCTACACCGCCGTGCGCGGCCGCTCGCTGGCCCTGGCGGCCCCGCTGTCGCCCGAGGACTGCGCCGCGCAATCCATGCCCGATGCCAGCCCCACCAAATGGCACCTGGCCCACACCACCTGGTTCTTTGAAACCTTTGTGCTCGAAGCCCGTGAGCCAGGTTTCCAGCCGTTTGCACCGGCGTTCCGGGTGCTGTTCAACTCCTACTACAACGGTGTGGGCGCCAAGCACCCGCGCCCGCAGCGCGGGCTGCTCACGCGGCCATCGCTGGACGAGGTGCTCGCCTACCGGGCCAACGTGGACGCCCGCATGGCACGCCTGTGGCCCGCCGTGGTGCGCGATGCCGCGCTGTGCAGCCTGATCGAGCTGGGCCTGCAGCATGAGCAGCAGCACCAGGAGCTGATGCTCACCGACATCCTGCACCTGCTGTCCTGCAACCCCTTGTTCCCCGCCTATGCCAAGGCGTCTGACGCTGTGGTGCCCGAGGCCGCCGGGGCGCTGGCATGGCACTCTTTTGATGGCGGGTTGGCCGACATCGGCCACGCAGGCAGCGGCTTTGCCTTTGACAACGAGGGCCCCCGTCATCGCGTGTATCTGCACCCGTACGCACTGGCCTCGCGGCTGGTGACGCAGGCCGAGTACCTGGCGTTTGTGGAAGGCGGTGGCTACCGCAACCCGCTGCTCTGGTTGGCCGAAGGCTGGGACTGGCGGACGGCGCAGGGCCTGGAGCAGCCGCTGTACTGGCATTGCGTCGATGGCGCCTGGCACCACTTCACGCTGGCCGGCCTGCAGCCGCTGCAGGGCGAGCAGCCGACGGTGCATCTGTCGTATTACGAGGCCGACGCCTATGCGCGCTGGGCCGGTGCACGCCTACCTACCGAGGCCGAATGGGAGCATGCGGCCGCGCAGGAGGCCGCAGGCATGGCGCAGTGGCATGGCGCTGCGTGGCAGTGGACGCAATCGAGCTATGCCCCTTACCCCGGCTTCCGGGTGGCGGAAGGCGCAGTGGGCGAGTACAACGGCAAGTTCATGGTCAACCAGTACGTGCTGCGGGGCTCGTCCAGCGCCACGCCGCCAGGGCATGGGCGGCTGACCTACCGCAACTTCTTCCCGGCCACGGCGCGCTGGCAGTTCACGGGCATTCGGCTGGCGCGCGACCTTGGCTGA